A genomic region of Capnocytophaga canimorsus contains the following coding sequences:
- a CDS encoding gliding motility lipoprotein GldH, with product MRFLAGIVVAILFITACQSNVSYSEFVSLQNGWHKDNRIAFDYQPTDTISKNNVFIVVRNDEKYPFSNLFLITRMEMPNNEVVVDTLEYEMATPEGKWLGQGFSAVKESKLWFKENVAFPVKGNYRFEVEQAMRKVGNPDGIVVLEGITELGIIIEKQ from the coding sequence ATGAGATTTTTAGCTGGGATAGTGGTGGCAATTCTGTTTATAACAGCTTGTCAGTCAAACGTGTCGTACAGTGAATTTGTTTCGCTGCAAAACGGTTGGCACAAAGACAATCGCATCGCTTTTGATTATCAACCTACCGATACGATTTCTAAAAATAACGTATTTATAGTGGTCAGAAATGATGAAAAATATCCGTTCAGTAATTTGTTTCTGATAACAAGAATGGAAATGCCTAATAATGAAGTAGTCGTGGATACTTTAGAGTATGAAATGGCAACTCCTGAGGGCAAGTGGCTCGGGCAAGGATTTTCGGCGGTGAAAGAAAGTAAACTTTGGTTTAAGGAAAATGTTGCTTTTCCTGTCAAGGGAAATTATCGGTTTGAGGTAGAACAAGCAATGCGTAAAGTAGGTAATCCTGACGGAATTGTGGTCCTTGAAGGCATTACTGAATTAGGGATAATAATTGAAAAACAATAA
- a CDS encoding TonB-dependent receptor has protein sequence MKFNLFFMLCLPPIFLWGQNISGNVSDEKNNPLMGVNIFWEGTSKGVTTDTDGNFTIASVSDSNTLIFSYIGFKTQKVIVKPSEKLQIRLLPETDLDEVVVSHKKQTTVRSKYQVANLQVMSHQELLKAACCNLSESFSTNPSIDVHFSDAVTGNKQIKMLGLTSPYILMAEENVPAIRGASQAYGLSFIPGTWIESIQITKGAGSVTNGYESISGQINYEILKPATNTPIFFNAYAANDGRFELNNHLNHHFSDKWSATLFIHGNLRKQKSDHNSDGFLDHPIGNQINLLNRWQFLDAEKGWVSFLNLHYMKDEKQGGMTSFSPKMHRNTTKAWGSEINTEKISALSKIGYVFPEISHRSFGFQNAFQSYNQNSYFGLNQYNVKHNSFFSNLMYNSIIENVKHKFSTGLNFIYDHFDESVAVNFSKDFTRTDYSFGAFFEYTYDNLDNFSLVGGLRADNHNQMGTFLTPRLHLRYNPWEGSTLRASAGRGKRMANFFTENQQFFASNRNVLFTENSENLYKKPSETAWNYGVSLVQSFYIFSKKAELAIDFYRTEFQEQIVVDMDNSPQQLWFYKLNGKSFSNSLQAELSTTPLKGVDLRMAYKWNETKTSYLSGTYQKALTPEHRFFTNLAYQSPTKKHGYWKFDLTYNWLSKQRFPSTLSNPKAYQMGNYAPDFSTFNAQITKVFSNHFEIYFGGENLGGYKQHHSILAADAPFGNYFDSTLIYAPTFGRMFYTGLRYSIGHPKK, from the coding sequence ATGAAATTCAATTTATTTTTTATGCTTTGCCTACCACCTATTTTTTTGTGGGGGCAAAATATATCTGGAAATGTATCTGACGAAAAAAACAATCCGTTGATGGGAGTAAATATTTTTTGGGAAGGTACTTCAAAGGGGGTAACCACTGATACTGACGGAAATTTTACGATTGCATCGGTTTCTGATTCAAATACTTTAATATTTAGTTACATCGGTTTCAAAACACAAAAAGTAATTGTAAAACCGAGCGAAAAATTACAAATCCGCCTTTTGCCTGAAACCGATTTGGACGAAGTAGTGGTAAGCCATAAAAAACAAACCACCGTACGCTCTAAATACCAAGTAGCTAATTTACAAGTGATGAGCCATCAGGAATTACTCAAAGCCGCTTGTTGTAATCTTTCGGAAAGTTTTTCAACCAATCCGTCTATTGATGTTCATTTTTCAGATGCGGTTACGGGAAACAAACAAATTAAAATGTTGGGACTTACAAGTCCTTACATCTTAATGGCGGAAGAAAATGTGCCTGCCATTCGCGGGGCATCACAAGCCTACGGGTTGTCATTCATTCCAGGCACGTGGATTGAAAGCATACAAATTACCAAAGGAGCAGGAAGCGTAACTAACGGATATGAAAGCATTTCAGGGCAAATCAATTATGAAATTTTAAAACCTGCCACCAATACACCTATTTTTTTCAACGCTTATGCCGCAAATGACGGACGATTTGAGCTGAACAATCACCTAAATCATCATTTTTCCGATAAATGGAGTGCTACTTTATTCATTCACGGAAACTTACGAAAACAAAAAAGCGACCACAATTCCGACGGATTTTTAGATCATCCTATTGGGAATCAAATCAATCTACTGAATCGCTGGCAATTTTTAGATGCTGAAAAAGGTTGGGTAAGCTTTTTGAACCTTCATTATATGAAAGACGAAAAACAAGGTGGAATGACAAGTTTCAGCCCAAAAATGCACAGAAATACCACAAAAGCTTGGGGTAGCGAAATAAATACCGAAAAGATAAGTGCTTTGAGTAAAATAGGTTATGTTTTTCCTGAAATTTCACACCGAAGTTTTGGTTTTCAAAATGCTTTTCAATCCTATAATCAAAATTCATATTTCGGTCTAAACCAATATAACGTAAAGCATAATAGTTTCTTTTCTAACTTAATGTATAACTCCATTATTGAAAACGTAAAGCACAAATTTTCAACAGGTTTAAATTTTATTTATGACCATTTTGATGAATCCGTTGCGGTTAATTTTTCTAAAGATTTTACACGTACTGATTACTCTTTCGGTGCTTTCTTTGAATATACTTATGATAATTTAGATAATTTTAGTTTGGTTGGAGGATTACGTGCCGACAATCATAATCAAATGGGAACTTTTTTAACGCCACGCTTACATCTGAGATATAACCCTTGGGAAGGTAGCACTTTAAGAGCTTCGGCAGGAAGAGGCAAACGAATGGCTAACTTTTTTACTGAAAATCAACAATTTTTTGCTTCAAACCGCAATGTTTTATTCACCGAAAATTCAGAAAATCTTTATAAAAAACCTTCTGAAACGGCTTGGAATTATGGGGTAAGTTTGGTACAATCGTTTTACATTTTTTCAAAGAAAGCTGAACTTGCTATTGATTTTTATCGAACTGAGTTTCAAGAGCAAATTGTGGTGGATATGGATAATAGTCCGCAACAACTCTGGTTCTATAAACTCAACGGAAAAAGTTTTTCCAACTCTTTACAAGCCGAACTTTCAACAACTCCTTTAAAGGGTGTGGATTTACGTATGGCATATAAATGGAATGAAACTAAAACATCATATCTATCAGGAACTTACCAGAAAGCTTTAACTCCAGAACATCGCTTTTTTACCAATTTAGCTTACCAAAGCCCAACAAAAAAACACGGATATTGGAAATTTGATCTAACCTATAATTGGTTATCCAAGCAACGTTTTCCTTCAACGCTTTCGAATCCTAAAGCATACCAAATGGGAAATTATGCTCCTGATTTTTCCACTTTTAATGCTCAAATCACAAAAGTTTTCTCCAATCATTTTGAGATTTATTTCGGAGGAGAAAATTTAGGAGGCTACAAACAACATCATAGCATTTTAGCAGCTGATGCACCTTTCGGAAACTATTTCGATAGCACTTTAATTTACGCTCCTACTTTTGGTAGAATGTTCTATACTGGATTACGATATAGCATCGGGCATCCTAAAAAATAA
- the atpD gene encoding F0F1 ATP synthase subunit beta: MSQQKGKVSQVIGPVVDVVFAADAKLPRIYDSLEIIKADGSKLVLEVQSHIGEDVVRAISMDSTEGLSRDTEVIATGNPIQMPVGKDIYGRLFNVIGDGIDGLGNLPKDGANGLPIHREAPKFEELSTSTEVLFTGIKVIDLIEPYAKGGKIGLFGGAGVGKTVLIQELINNIAKGHGGLSVFAGVGERTREGNDLLREMLESGIIKYGEEFMHSMEKGGWDLSKVDKQAMKESKATFVFGQMNEPPGARARVALSGLTIAEYFRDGAGDGQGKDVLFFVDNIFRFTQAGSEVSALLGRMPSAVGYQPTLATEMGAMQERITSTKTGSITSVQAVYVPADDLTDPAPATTFAHLDATTVLSRKIAELGIYPAVDPLDSTSRILTPEILGKEHYECAQRVKKLLQHYKELQDIIAILGMEELSEEDKLAVARARRVQRFLSQPFHVAEQFTGIPGVLVDIKDTIKGFNMIIDGELDHLPEAAFNLKGSIEDAIAAGEKMLAEAQ, from the coding sequence ATGTCTCAACAAAAAGGTAAAGTATCGCAAGTGATTGGTCCTGTGGTGGATGTTGTATTTGCTGCGGACGCAAAACTTCCTCGAATTTACGATTCATTGGAAATTATTAAAGCAGATGGTTCAAAACTGGTATTGGAGGTGCAATCGCACATTGGTGAAGATGTCGTTAGAGCCATTTCGATGGACTCAACCGAAGGTTTGAGCCGTGACACTGAAGTTATTGCAACAGGAAATCCTATTCAAATGCCTGTTGGTAAAGATATTTACGGACGCCTATTCAACGTAATCGGTGACGGGATTGATGGGTTAGGAAATCTTCCAAAAGATGGAGCTAACGGACTACCTATCCACCGCGAGGCTCCAAAATTTGAAGAACTTTCTACTTCAACCGAAGTACTTTTCACTGGAATTAAAGTTATCGACCTTATTGAGCCTTATGCCAAAGGAGGAAAAATCGGTTTGTTTGGTGGTGCTGGTGTAGGTAAAACCGTTTTGATTCAGGAACTTATCAATAATATTGCGAAAGGACACGGAGGCCTTTCCGTATTTGCTGGTGTAGGAGAACGTACACGTGAAGGGAACGACCTTTTGAGAGAGATGTTAGAGTCTGGCATCATCAAATATGGTGAGGAGTTTATGCATTCTATGGAAAAAGGCGGTTGGGACTTAAGCAAAGTGGATAAACAAGCGATGAAAGAATCAAAAGCTACGTTTGTTTTCGGTCAGATGAACGAACCACCAGGAGCTCGTGCTCGTGTGGCACTTTCAGGGCTTACCATTGCTGAATATTTCCGTGACGGAGCAGGTGATGGGCAAGGAAAAGACGTGCTTTTCTTCGTGGATAATATCTTCCGATTTACTCAAGCGGGTTCTGAGGTGTCAGCCTTGTTAGGTCGTATGCCATCAGCGGTGGGTTATCAACCTACGTTGGCTACTGAAATGGGGGCTATGCAAGAGCGTATTACATCAACAAAAACAGGTTCAATTACTTCGGTACAAGCGGTTTATGTTCCTGCTGATGACTTAACTGACCCTGCTCCTGCAACTACGTTTGCTCACCTTGATGCCACTACCGTACTTTCTCGTAAAATTGCTGAGTTAGGTATTTATCCTGCCGTTGACCCGTTGGATTCTACTTCACGAATTTTAACGCCAGAAATTTTAGGAAAAGAGCATTACGAATGTGCTCAACGTGTAAAAAAATTGCTACAACATTACAAAGAATTGCAAGATATCATCGCGATTTTGGGTATGGAAGAGCTTTCAGAAGAAGATAAATTGGCTGTTGCCAGAGCTCGACGTGTACAACGTTTCTTGTCGCAACCGTTCCACGTGGCAGAGCAATTTACAGGTATTCCAGGAGTTTTGGTAGATATTAAAGACACTATCAAAGGCTTTAATATGATTATTGATGGGGAGTTAGACCATTTGCCAGAGGCAGCTTTCAACCTAAAAGGAAGTATTGAAGATGCTATCGCTGCTGGTGAGAAAATGTTAGCAGAAGCTCAATAA
- a CDS encoding penicillin-binding protein 1A: protein MAKNLNKTKKRNLGVVWFWRLFAGGILFVCLLFLLAAWGVLGEMPDFKRLENPETNLATEIIASDGKTLGKFYLDDNRTPVTFSDLPQHLIDALVATEDERFYDHAGIDARGTLRALFYLGSKGGASTISQQLAKQLFHGTDTRGWKRYVQKIKEWIIAVRLETQYTKNEIATMYFNIYDFGYQADGIRSASRIYFDKEPKELNIEEAATLVGMFKNSSLYNPRRNPQGVTNRRNVVLGQMMKNNFITSRMKDSLQKLPLEIKFTPETHNEGVATYFREYLRSYMRTWIDNNPKPDGTKHNLYLDGLKVYTTIDSKMQSYAEMAVQEHMKRLQKVFDNENNPKKNKTFPFLEVSKEEYDKIIERAIKNSPRWKKMNALGFSEKEIRASFNEKTEMTVFSWEGEKDTIMTPKDSILYYKSFLRTGMMAMEPQTGHVKAWVGGINYKHFQYDQVIQGARQTGSTFKPFVYATAIDQLHYSPCLQLPDIQTCVEAGKFGNPTAWCPKNSNGKFSGEMMTLKHALANSVNSITVNLMDRVGPVPVINLVKSLGISAEIPEVPSIALGTSDVTVFEMVGAYGTFANEGVYVKPVLVTRIEDKNGTVLYENTPETKDVVSAEVARAVVNLMEGVTQSGSGARLRTKGADSYNNIYKNVMTGYPYAFTNPIAGKTGTTQNQSDGWFMGMVPNLVTGVWVGGEDRATHFKGIALGQGATMALPIWGYFMKQCYQDKDLGVSKDPFPVPENSDIVVDCGKQNQSTDTSDEEDFNQIDF from the coding sequence ATGGCAAAAAATTTGAATAAAACAAAAAAAAGGAACTTAGGTGTGGTGTGGTTCTGGCGTTTATTTGCGGGTGGAATCCTTTTCGTATGCCTATTGTTTTTGTTGGCGGCTTGGGGAGTTTTAGGGGAAATGCCCGATTTCAAGCGATTGGAAAACCCAGAAACCAATTTGGCTACTGAAATTATTGCTTCTGACGGAAAAACGCTCGGTAAGTTTTATTTAGATGATAATCGTACTCCGGTAACTTTCAGTGATTTACCACAACATCTAATAGATGCCTTGGTAGCTACCGAAGATGAGCGTTTCTATGACCACGCAGGTATTGATGCACGAGGAACTCTACGGGCTTTATTCTATTTAGGAAGTAAAGGAGGGGCTTCAACCATCTCTCAACAACTTGCCAAACAGCTATTTCACGGTACGGATACTCGTGGCTGGAAGCGTTATGTGCAAAAAATAAAAGAATGGATTATTGCCGTTCGTCTCGAAACTCAATATACCAAAAACGAAATCGCAACGATGTACTTCAATATCTATGATTTTGGATATCAAGCTGACGGAATACGCTCTGCCTCAAGAATTTATTTTGATAAAGAGCCTAAAGAGCTCAACATTGAAGAAGCAGCCACCTTGGTAGGAATGTTTAAAAATTCGTCATTGTATAATCCAAGGCGTAACCCTCAAGGCGTAACCAATCGGCGTAATGTAGTATTAGGGCAGATGATGAAAAACAATTTTATCACAAGCCGAATGAAGGATTCACTTCAAAAATTACCTTTGGAAATTAAGTTTACCCCAGAAACACACAATGAAGGTGTGGCAACCTATTTTCGGGAATATCTCCGTTCCTATATGAGAACGTGGATTGATAATAACCCAAAACCCGACGGTACCAAACACAATCTGTATCTTGACGGATTAAAAGTATATACAACCATCGACTCCAAAATGCAAAGCTATGCTGAGATGGCGGTACAAGAACATATGAAACGACTTCAAAAGGTTTTTGACAATGAAAACAATCCGAAGAAAAATAAAACCTTTCCTTTTTTAGAAGTATCCAAAGAAGAATATGATAAAATCATTGAAAGAGCAATAAAAAATTCACCTCGTTGGAAGAAAATGAATGCATTAGGTTTTTCTGAAAAAGAAATTCGGGCTTCTTTCAATGAAAAAACCGAGATGACTGTGTTTTCTTGGGAAGGCGAAAAAGATACTATAATGACCCCAAAGGATTCTATTTTGTATTATAAATCTTTCTTACGTACTGGAATGATGGCAATGGAGCCTCAAACGGGTCACGTAAAGGCTTGGGTAGGGGGGATTAACTACAAACATTTTCAGTATGATCAGGTTATTCAAGGGGCAAGGCAAACAGGTTCTACTTTTAAGCCCTTTGTATATGCTACGGCTATTGATCAGTTGCATTATTCGCCTTGCTTACAATTACCTGACATTCAAACTTGTGTCGAGGCAGGTAAATTTGGTAACCCTACGGCTTGGTGTCCTAAAAATTCAAATGGTAAGTTTTCTGGAGAGATGATGACCTTAAAACACGCTTTGGCAAATTCCGTGAACTCCATTACGGTAAACTTAATGGATAGGGTAGGTCCTGTACCTGTGATAAACTTGGTTAAATCATTGGGTATTAGTGCCGAAATACCCGAAGTTCCTTCCATTGCTTTGGGCACTTCCGATGTAACTGTTTTTGAAATGGTAGGAGCTTATGGTACTTTTGCCAATGAGGGGGTATATGTAAAACCTGTTTTGGTTACCCGAATAGAAGACAAAAATGGTACCGTTTTGTATGAAAACACTCCTGAAACCAAAGATGTGGTTAGTGCTGAGGTAGCTCGTGCGGTGGTCAATTTAATGGAAGGCGTAACGCAGTCGGGCTCTGGGGCAAGATTGCGAACTAAAGGAGCTGATTCGTATAACAATATCTACAAAAATGTAATGACGGGCTATCCGTATGCCTTTACCAATCCGATTGCAGGAAAGACCGGAACAACCCAAAATCAAAGTGACGGCTGGTTTATGGGAATGGTTCCTAACTTGGTTACCGGAGTTTGGGTTGGTGGCGAGGACAGAGCAACTCACTTTAAAGGAATAGCTCTTGGGCAAGGGGCAACTATGGCATTGCCCATTTGGGGGTATTTTATGAAGCAATGCTATCAGGATAAGGATTTGGGCGTGTCAAAAGACCCTTTCCCTGTCCCTGAAAATAGTGATATTGTTGTGGACTGTGGAAAACAAAACCAATCAACAGATACAAGCGATGAGGAAGATTTCAATCAAATAGATTTTTAG
- a CDS encoding heavy-metal-associated domain-containing protein: MNTILFSSVSKLFYVSIFCFFISTSVRGQEKFNSNQKVTFTVAGNCDMCKKRIEKAAFSVKGVKNAVWNVQTQKLALTFNEKKCSEIEVHKAIAKIGHDTEKIRTDDATYESLHHCCTYERLPVPKN; encoded by the coding sequence ATGAATACAATTTTATTTTCTTCAGTTTCAAAACTATTTTATGTTTCTATTTTTTGCTTTTTTATAAGTACCTCTGTCCGAGGTCAAGAAAAGTTCAATAGTAACCAAAAAGTAACATTTACCGTAGCAGGTAATTGCGATATGTGTAAAAAGCGCATTGAAAAAGCGGCTTTTTCAGTCAAAGGCGTAAAAAACGCGGTTTGGAATGTACAAACACAAAAACTTGCCCTAACTTTTAACGAAAAAAAATGTAGTGAAATAGAAGTGCATAAAGCAATCGCGAAAATAGGACACGATACCGAAAAGATACGTACCGATGATGCTACTTACGAAAGTTTGCATCACTGTTGTACCTATGAGCGTTTACCCGTACCTAAAAATTAG
- the mfd gene encoding transcription-repair coupling factor encodes MLKLGQSIVYSNLEKELNHNKSVDLNGLSGASLSFVIANLFRNTKRNLFVMLSDKEEAAYFLNDLESLLGDEHVIFFPDSYRRPYQIEDTDNANVLLRAEVLNRLGSHQTPLIVVSYPEALFEKVITRKQLEKNTLKIKKGDSLSLDFLNEILFTYNFNRTDFVTEPGEFSVRGGIVDVFSFSNNEPYRIEFFGNEIESIRTFDVETQLSTQQLSKITIIPNIENKENEEVRQSILEYISEKTLFIAKDIDSFPQKIDKLFNKSVEIYEKLSNEVKHIAPEVLFCQSNELLECIGSFQSIFTGANSLFSSEKIVFRTNPQPAFNKQFELLISYLNEKHEEGFTNYIICSTEQQAKRFDDIFKEMEQKVHYQTAILSLHSGFVDSDNKINVFTDHQIFERYHKFHLKNGYAKKQAITLKELTQLTVGDYVTHIDHGIGKFAGLQKIEVEGKMQEAIKLIYGDRDVLFVSIHSLHKITKYNGKDGKPPKIYKLGSGAWKALKQKTKARVKEIAFNLIQLYAKRKESSGFAFAHDSYLQNELEASFLYEDTPDQSKATAEVKADMESPKPMDRLVCGDVGFGKTEVAIRAAFKAVDNGKQVAVLVPTTILAFQHYQTFSSRMKDFPVRIDYLNRFRTAKEKKNILEELAKGSLDIIIGTHQIVNESVKYKDLGLLIVDEEQKFGVGVKDKLKTLKENLDVLTLTATPIPRTLQFSLMAARDLSVINTPPPNRYPIDSQVIHFNEEIIRDAVAYEIQRGGQVFFINNRVENIREVAGMLQRLVPDAKIAVGHGQMDGKKLEETMLAFMDGAYDVLVATTIIESGLDVPNANTIFINNAHNFGLSDLHQMRGRVGRSNKKAFCYFITPPFVAMSDDARKRIQAIAQFSDLGSGFNIAMKDLEIRGAGDLLGGEQSGFINEIGFETYQKILQEAIVELKENEFSELYQTKEEDKSYLNDTQIDSDFELLFPDTYVNRVAERLNLYNELSNITSEVDLLTYEKNLIDRFGQLPPQAVDLLNSVRLKWFATKMGIEKLVMKNGKMTGYFISDQESPFYQSSRFQKVLQFVQRHPDRCRMQEKETRNGLRLLLHFNNINTIAQALKVMQLVFNEQHSF; translated from the coding sequence ATGCTCAAACTAGGGCAAAGTATCGTTTATAGCAACCTCGAAAAGGAATTAAATCATAATAAGTCCGTTGATTTAAACGGACTATCAGGAGCTTCATTATCATTTGTCATTGCCAATCTTTTCCGAAACACGAAGCGAAATTTGTTTGTGATGCTTTCGGACAAAGAAGAAGCAGCGTATTTTCTGAATGATTTGGAAAGCCTGTTGGGCGATGAGCACGTAATATTTTTCCCCGATAGCTACCGCCGTCCGTATCAGATTGAAGACACAGATAACGCCAATGTTTTGCTTCGTGCCGAAGTGTTAAACCGATTGGGCTCACATCAAACACCTTTGATTGTGGTGAGTTATCCTGAGGCTCTTTTTGAAAAGGTAATTACTCGCAAACAACTCGAGAAGAACACTTTAAAAATTAAAAAAGGAGACTCTTTATCTTTGGATTTCCTCAATGAAATACTTTTCACCTACAATTTCAACCGAACAGATTTTGTCACCGAACCCGGGGAATTTTCAGTTCGTGGTGGTATTGTCGATGTTTTTTCTTTCTCGAACAACGAACCTTATCGCATTGAGTTTTTCGGCAATGAAATTGAAAGTATCCGTACTTTTGATGTTGAAACACAGCTTTCTACACAACAATTATCAAAAATAACGATTATCCCAAACATCGAAAATAAGGAAAATGAAGAAGTAAGGCAGTCCATTTTGGAATACATTTCGGAAAAAACGCTTTTTATCGCCAAAGATATTGATAGTTTTCCTCAAAAAATCGATAAATTATTCAATAAATCCGTTGAAATTTACGAAAAACTATCGAACGAAGTCAAACATATCGCTCCCGAAGTGCTTTTCTGTCAAAGTAATGAACTTCTGGAATGTATCGGCTCTTTTCAATCGATTTTCACAGGGGCGAACTCATTATTTTCTTCAGAAAAAATCGTTTTTAGAACTAATCCGCAACCTGCATTCAATAAGCAATTTGAACTATTAATCAGCTATTTAAACGAAAAACACGAAGAAGGTTTTACCAATTACATTATTTGTTCCACCGAGCAACAAGCAAAGCGTTTTGATGATATTTTCAAGGAAATGGAACAAAAAGTACATTATCAAACCGCCATTTTATCGCTACACAGCGGATTTGTAGATTCGGACAATAAAATCAACGTCTTTACCGACCATCAAATTTTTGAACGCTATCATAAGTTCCACCTAAAAAACGGATATGCTAAAAAACAAGCCATTACGCTTAAAGAACTCACTCAACTTACTGTTGGTGATTATGTTACGCATATCGACCACGGCATCGGAAAGTTTGCTGGATTACAAAAAATTGAAGTAGAAGGCAAAATGCAAGAAGCCATCAAACTTATCTATGGCGACCGCGATGTACTTTTTGTCAGCATTCATTCCTTACATAAAATTACGAAATACAACGGCAAAGACGGCAAACCTCCGAAGATTTACAAACTAGGTTCGGGAGCGTGGAAGGCCCTGAAACAGAAGACAAAAGCTCGGGTTAAAGAAATCGCCTTCAACCTTATTCAATTGTATGCCAAACGGAAAGAATCTAGCGGTTTTGCCTTTGCTCACGACAGTTATCTGCAAAACGAATTGGAAGCCTCATTTCTTTACGAAGATACGCCCGACCAAAGCAAAGCTACTGCCGAAGTCAAGGCCGATATGGAAAGTCCCAAACCAATGGATAGGCTCGTTTGTGGCGATGTTGGCTTTGGAAAAACGGAAGTTGCCATTCGGGCAGCCTTTAAAGCGGTTGATAACGGAAAACAAGTAGCCGTTTTGGTACCTACGACCATTTTGGCATTTCAACATTATCAGACATTTAGCAGCAGAATGAAAGATTTTCCGGTCAGGATTGATTACTTAAATCGATTCCGAACGGCAAAAGAGAAAAAAAACATTCTGGAAGAACTCGCCAAAGGTTCACTAGACATTATCATCGGGACACATCAAATTGTAAATGAAAGTGTTAAATACAAAGATTTAGGACTTCTAATCGTTGATGAGGAGCAAAAATTCGGTGTGGGTGTGAAAGACAAACTCAAAACGCTGAAAGAAAACCTTGACGTACTGACACTTACAGCAACTCCAATTCCAAGGACACTGCAATTCAGTTTGATGGCAGCAAGGGATTTATCAGTAATCAATACGCCTCCACCAAATCGATATCCTATTGATAGTCAAGTTATCCATTTCAATGAAGAAATTATCCGTGATGCCGTTGCTTACGAAATTCAGCGAGGCGGACAAGTATTTTTCATTAACAATCGCGTGGAAAATATCCGTGAAGTGGCAGGAATGCTACAACGGCTTGTTCCCGATGCCAAAATAGCCGTAGGTCACGGGCAAATGGACGGCAAAAAACTCGAAGAAACGATGCTTGCCTTTATGGACGGAGCTTATGACGTTTTGGTAGCAACGACCATCATCGAAAGTGGTTTAGATGTGCCTAATGCCAACACCATTTTTATCAATAACGCTCATAATTTTGGCTTGTCCGACCTACATCAAATGCGTGGACGCGTGGGAAGAAGCAACAAAAAAGCCTTCTGTTATTTCATCACACCTCCATTTGTGGCAATGAGTGATGATGCTCGTAAACGGATACAAGCCATTGCTCAGTTTTCGGACTTAGGAAGCGGATTCAATATTGCGATGAAGGATTTGGAAATACGAGGAGCAGGTGATTTGCTCGGTGGAGAACAAAGTGGTTTCATTAACGAAATCGGATTTGAAACCTATCAGAAGATTTTGCAAGAAGCCATCGTGGAGCTGAAAGAAAACGAGTTTTCGGAATTGTATCAAACGAAGGAAGAAGACAAATCATATCTGAATGACACACAAATTGATAGTGATTTTGAGCTTTTATTTCCGGATACTTACGTAAACCGAGTTGCGGAACGATTAAACCTTTACAATGAGCTAAGTAACATCACTTCGGAGGTCGATTTACTAACCTACGAAAAGAATCTGATTGACCGCTTTGGTCAGTTACCTCCTCAGGCTGTCGATTTACTCAATAGCGTACGTCTGAAATGGTTTGCGACCAAAATGGGAATCGAAAAATTAGTAATGAAAAACGGAAAAATGACAGGATATTTCATTTCCGACCAAGAAAGTCCGTTTTATCAAAGTTCTCGTTTTCAAAAAGTATTGCAATTTGTGCAACGCCACCCCGACCGATGCAGAATGCAAGAAAAAGAAACCCGCAACGGACTACGGTTGTTGCTTCACTTCAACAACATCAATACTATTGCTCAAGCCTTAAAAGTGATGCAATTGGTTTTCAACGAACAACACTCCTTTTAA
- a CDS encoding FoF1 ATP synthase subunit delta/epsilon, producing the protein MKVEIVTPEMILYKGEVRALSVPGINGEFQMLENHAPIISVLTVGNVKLYGDITPKENVASKFIKGDKKDEYLLAIKGGTLEFNDNKAVILAD; encoded by the coding sequence ATGAAAGTGGAAATTGTTACCCCTGAGATGATTCTATACAAAGGAGAGGTACGTGCTTTGTCGGTGCCTGGAATTAATGGGGAATTTCAAATGTTAGAGAATCACGCTCCTATAATTTCTGTACTTACTGTAGGGAATGTAAAACTATACGGAGATATAACTCCTAAAGAAAACGTAGCCTCTAAATTTATCAAAGGAGATAAAAAAGACGAATATCTATTGGCTATCAAAGGCGGAACTTTGGAGTTCAATGACAATAAAGCTGTTATTTTAGCAGACTAA